A window of the Lactuca sativa cultivar Salinas chromosome 5, Lsat_Salinas_v11, whole genome shotgun sequence genome harbors these coding sequences:
- the LOC111896389 gene encoding uncharacterized protein LOC111896389, translating to MTENTRSDLYAALPVLSQGKKWVLLYSTWRHGISLSTLYRRSNLCPGLSLLVVGDRKGAVFGVLVEAPLKPSTKKRYQGSNDTFVFTNTPGRPVIYRPTGVNRYFTLCSTEYLALGGGNHFALYLDSDLLNGSSLASETYGNSCLSHTQEFEVKEIELWGFVYASEYEEAISMLRTEAPGICRWFILPLILPGIKCLSLQGELCGWTCFYIGVAAVAFGCSYYHLKPNDGHLFWDRLPVSYIIPHI from the exons ATGACAGAAAATACACGTTCTGATCTTTATGCTGCACTCCCTGTTCTCAGTCAAGGAAAGAAATGGGTCTTACTATACAG TACATGGAGGCATGGCATATCTCTTTCAACCTTATATAGAAGAAGCAATCTTTGCCCTGGGTTAAGTCTACTG GTTGTTGGAGATCGTAAAGGTGCAGTGTTTGGTGTTTTAGTTGAGGCACCTTTGAAACCATCAACAAAGAAAAGATACCAG GGATCGAATGATACATTTGTGTTTACAAATACACCAGGGCGTCCTGTTATATATCGCCCCACAG GGGTGAATCGGTATTTTACTCTTTGTTCAACTGAGTATTTAGCGCTTGGTGGGGGAAATCATTTTGCATTGTATCTTGATAGTGACTT ATTGAATGGGTCAAGTTTGGCCTCAGAAACTTATGGTAACTCTTGTTTGTCACACACCCAAGAATTTGAAGTGAAGGAAATTGAG CTGTGGGGGTTTGTATATGCTTCAGAGTATGAAGAGGCGATATCAATGTTGAGGACAGAAGCACCTGGGATATGTCGATG GTTTATACTGCCCCTGATTCTGCCTGGTATAAAATGCCTAAGTCTACAAGGTGAGCTTTGTGGTTGGACATGCTTTTACATTGGTGTGGCTGCTGTTGCTTTTGGATGCTCTTATTATCACCTCAAACCAAATGATGGTCACCTTTTTTGGGATCGTTTGCCTGTAAGTTATATCATTCCTCATATTTAA
- the LOC128134232 gene encoding uncharacterized protein LOC128134232, which translates to MEGMASIALLLDGSISGHFVQLPESVYYQMGQSRLFVSTSYLSGDVSNEPRRNTQQCNQEEDVLVLVDAIFPLSAAAMAFPPLSIRGDLGVVSTAGVRYAYPLLKSFAKMGPQGVLGATKLLRPFSEIVDSLGLKDPFIRNWVDILSFLLAGVKSDGVLSAEMVYMFAEWYKPGCSLEYPVGGTGALVEALVLRFSF; encoded by the exons ATGGAAGGAATGGCATCAATAGCGTTGTTACTAGATGGGTCAATCTCGGGTCATTTTGTTCAGCTTCCCGAGTCCGTTTATTACCAGATGGGTCAATCTCGTCTTTTTGTCTCGACTTCATATCTCTCT GGCGATGTGAGTAATGAACCAAGGAGAAACACACAACAATGTAATCAAGAAGAAGATGTTCTAGTCTTGGTTGATGCAATATTTCCATTATCTGCAGCTGCCATGGCTTTTCCACCTTTATCTATTCGAGGTGATTTGGGAGTTGTTTCTACTGCTGGAGTTAGATATGCATATCCACTCCTAAAATCATTTGCAAAAATGGGACCTCAAGGTGTTCTTGGTGCCACAAAGCTTTTACGCCCTTTTTCAGAAATAGTTGATTCATTGGGACTCAAAGATCCTTTCATTAGAAATTGGGTGGATATTTTGTCTTTCTTACTTGCTGGAGTGAAATCTGATGGTGTTCTTTCAGCAGAAATGg TTTATATGTTTGCAGAATGGTATAAACCAGGTTGTAGTTTAGAATACCCTGTTGGTGGAACTGGAGCACTTGTTGAGGCTCTTGTTCTCAGATTTTCCTTCTGA